The Deinococcus aquiradiocola genomic interval GCCGCCGAGGGCATCGGGGCGCGTGTCGTCAGCATGCCCGGCATGGAAGCGTTCCGCGCGCAGGACCGCGCGTACCAGGACAGCATCCTGACGCCCGGCGTGAAACGCGTCGCGATCGAGGCGGCCATGCCGCAGCCGTGGTACGAGTGGGTGGGCCTGGAAGGCGCCGTGATCGGCATGCCGGGCTTCGGTGCGTCCGCGCCCGCCAGCACCCTCTTCGAGAAGTTCGGCTTCACGGCCGCCAACGTCGTCAAGGTCGTCAAGGGCCTCCTCTGACGGACGGGGGCGCGCCCTGAGCGGCGGCGCCCCATCCCAGACCGCGCCGCCCACCGGGACTCCCGGGGGCGGCGCGCGCCTGTTCGCCCTTCCCGCCTGTCCCTGGTGCGGGGCTGTGATTGCCTGTATGCTCTCTGGAATATGGCGGCGGCAATGCTGGAGAGAGACATGACCACTGAAGAACACCAACCCCGGACCCCGCGCGGCCTGCTGATCGTGATGACCGGCGCGAGCGGCGTCGGCAAAGGCACCCTCCGCGAACGCTGGCTGAAAGACCAGGACGTCTTCTACTCCGTCAGCTGGACGACCCGGCAGGCCCGGCCCGGCGAACGCCAGGGCCTGGACTACCACTTCGTGAGCCCGGAAGAGTTCCAGCAGGTCGCGGCGCAGGACGGGTTCCTGGAGCACGCCGAGTTTGCCGGGAACCACTACGGCACGCCGCGCGGCCCCATCGAGGCGGCCCTCGCGGGCGGGCAGGACGTGATCCTGGAGATCGAGGTGAAGGGCGCCATGCAGGTCCGCCAGCACAGCCGCGAGGCGGTCCTGGTGTTCATCATGCCGCCCAGCATCACCGAACTGCGCCGCCGCCTCGAAGGGCGCGCG includes:
- the gmk gene encoding guanylate kinase, giving the protein MTTEEHQPRTPRGLLIVMTGASGVGKGTLRERWLKDQDVFYSVSWTTRQARPGERQGLDYHFVSPEEFQQVAAQDGFLEHAEFAGNHYGTPRGPIEAALAGGQDVILEIEVKGAMQVRQHSREAVLVFIMPPSITELRRRLEGRATENPEQIERRLSRAHEEILEAHAFDYVVMNDDLDRAVTDMHAIQRAERARSERLSPQELRRIVES